The following coding sequences are from one Bifidobacterium sp. window:
- the trmB gene encoding tRNA (guanosine(46)-N7)-methyltransferase TrmB — translation MSVEAEPLSIASPSVDDAKSGPRREVLSFVRRSGRLDKRLQKAWDCYADEYLIPLNESESSLNVREQLIFDVETIKQYWGNHNPLIVEVGTGQGENIVAAAAAHPELNFLALEVYDPGIAHTLLLAGKQGLHNLRIGQLNAPDIFAHMQEGIIAEVWTFFPDPWPKMKHHKRRIIQDSFARAVSAALAPQGFWRIATDIEDYALHIHEVLDEMDCFTNVGNLTVSLPIEHVGKGTAGQAVNLPHKDFIESERFEGRVLTNFENKGITAGRAIHDFTYRAKATS, via the coding sequence ATGAGCGTAGAGGCAGAACCACTGTCTATAGCATCGCCATCTGTAGATGACGCCAAGAGTGGACCGCGTCGTGAAGTGTTATCTTTTGTCAGGCGCTCTGGACGTTTAGATAAACGCTTGCAGAAAGCTTGGGATTGTTATGCTGATGAATATCTCATCCCTCTCAATGAATCGGAGTCATCGCTTAATGTACGTGAGCAGTTGATATTCGATGTAGAGACGATTAAGCAATATTGGGGGAATCATAATCCACTTATCGTGGAAGTAGGCACAGGACAGGGTGAGAATATCGTGGCAGCGGCGGCTGCACATCCTGAATTGAACTTCCTCGCATTAGAAGTCTATGACCCAGGTATTGCCCACACGCTCTTGTTAGCTGGAAAACAGGGGCTGCATAATCTGCGCATCGGGCAGCTGAATGCTCCCGATATCTTTGCACATATGCAAGAGGGAATTATTGCCGAGGTATGGACCTTCTTTCCTGACCCTTGGCCAAAGATGAAGCATCATAAAAGACGTATTATCCAGGACTCCTTCGCGAGAGCGGTGAGCGCTGCGCTCGCGCCGCAAGGGTTTTGGCGAATTGCGACTGACATTGAGGACTACGCCCTGCACATTCATGAAGTACTCGACGAGATGGACTGCTTTACCAATGTCGGTAATCTGACGGTATCGCTCCCGATCGAGCATGTCGGTAAAGGCACTGCCGGACAGGCAGTAAATCTTCCTCATAAGGACTTCATCGAGTCCGAGCGATTCGAGGGACGAGTCCTGACCAACTTCGAGAACAAGGGCATTACCGCAGGACGGGCAATCCACGATTTCACTTATCGTGCCAAAGCGACTTCGTGA
- the galE gene encoding UDP-glucose 4-epimerase GalE has translation MTVLVTGGCGYIGAHVVHALHEAGEQVIVIDDLSYGKSTRIEGSRLYGADISAPGSDKIIAQILTEHKVDAVIHFAARKQVGESVEKPLWYFQQNINGMLNVLQGMADAGVKKLVFSSSAATYGVPPVDVVPEDVIPMIPINPYGQTKLFGEWMARACEQPFGIRFCALRYFNVAGCGPVELEDPAILNLIPMLFDRLKQGKAPAIFGDDYPTPDGTCVRDYIHVSDLADAHLAALNYLDKDEREYDAFNVGTGEGTSVRQIVDEVKKVTGLPFTEAIKERRAGDPPHLIGSPKRINESMNWHAKYGVEDIVRSAWEAWQANPEHHIDVNTWKQAD, from the coding sequence ATGACAGTTCTCGTCACTGGAGGTTGCGGCTACATCGGTGCGCACGTTGTTCATGCGCTTCACGAAGCTGGCGAACAAGTAATCGTGATTGATGATCTCAGCTATGGCAAGTCTACTCGCATCGAGGGTTCGCGCCTTTATGGTGCAGACATCTCTGCCCCAGGCTCCGATAAGATCATCGCTCAAATCCTCACCGAGCATAAGGTCGATGCGGTAATCCACTTTGCAGCACGCAAACAAGTTGGAGAATCCGTCGAAAAACCGCTGTGGTATTTCCAGCAAAACATCAACGGCATGCTCAATGTGCTTCAAGGCATGGCTGATGCCGGAGTGAAAAAACTGGTCTTCTCAAGCTCAGCAGCAACTTATGGCGTTCCACCTGTTGATGTGGTTCCAGAAGACGTGATTCCCATGATCCCCATCAACCCTTACGGACAAACCAAACTCTTCGGTGAGTGGATGGCACGCGCCTGCGAACAACCATTCGGCATTCGTTTCTGTGCACTTCGTTACTTCAACGTTGCTGGGTGCGGTCCAGTCGAGCTTGAAGATCCAGCAATTCTGAATCTCATACCTATGCTCTTTGACCGCTTAAAGCAGGGCAAAGCTCCCGCAATCTTCGGCGATGATTACCCCACACCAGATGGCACTTGTGTGCGCGACTATATTCACGTATCCGATCTCGCCGATGCCCATCTCGCTGCCCTGAACTATCTCGACAAAGATGAACGAGAATATGATGCCTTCAACGTTGGTACAGGCGAAGGAACCTCAGTGCGTCAAATCGTAGACGAAGTTAAGAAAGTCACTGGATTGCCCTTCACAGAAGCAATTAAAGAACGTCGAGCTGGAGACCCACCGCATCTCATTGGCTCACCGAAACGCATTAATGAATCTATGAATTGGCATGCGAAATATGGTGTGGAAGACATCGTTCGATCTGCATGGGAAGCATGGCAGGCGAACCCTGAACATCACATTGACGTCAACACTTGGAAGCAAGCTGACTGA
- a CDS encoding NADH-dependent flavin oxidoreductase, which yields MTENVLQDFVFNNGLRLRNRVVMSPMTTMASFYNGMVTQDEIDYYAARSSGPGMVITGVANVSASGKGFEGELSVSQDSMIPGLQEVANAIKKHGALAVLQIFHAGRKSNSRILRGEHPKSASAVAAEYPQDSEIPQELSDSEIREIIEDFAQATRRAIAAGFDGVELHGANTYLLQQFFSPHSNRRQDRWGGDCDKRMNFALAVISSVHKAISTYAARPFLLGYRLSPEEIETPGIRFQDSLYFAEQIREHIDYLHLSMGSYQRSSLNDTQDQEPLQAKFARVTKGHIPLIGVGSVESLEDAEAALAGGADLVALGRELLREPQWVQKISAHDFASIRTTISTSDMAELSIPPVMRTYLLTAFRSVMHVADDEIPATRGDISSADESHVQYRHQMAPMEGFEKKL from the coding sequence ATGACAGAGAATGTGTTACAAGACTTTGTTTTCAACAACGGACTACGGTTGAGAAATAGAGTGGTTATGAGTCCAATGACCACTATGGCTAGCTTCTACAATGGCATGGTTACACAAGATGAAATCGACTATTACGCGGCTCGAAGTAGTGGCCCAGGCATGGTTATCACAGGGGTAGCAAATGTCAGCGCAAGCGGTAAAGGATTTGAAGGAGAACTGTCTGTATCGCAGGACTCGATGATTCCAGGTTTGCAAGAAGTGGCTAACGCCATTAAGAAACATGGTGCGCTTGCGGTCTTACAAATTTTCCATGCTGGAAGGAAATCAAATAGCAGAATTCTCAGGGGCGAACATCCTAAAAGCGCCAGTGCAGTCGCTGCTGAATATCCGCAGGACTCAGAGATTCCTCAAGAACTGAGTGATAGTGAAATTCGTGAAATAATAGAGGATTTTGCGCAAGCTACCAGACGCGCCATTGCAGCAGGGTTTGACGGCGTTGAGCTTCATGGTGCTAACACCTACTTATTGCAACAGTTCTTTTCACCGCATTCAAATCGTCGACAAGACCGCTGGGGAGGAGATTGTGATAAGCGAATGAATTTTGCTCTGGCGGTCATCTCATCAGTACATAAAGCGATTAGCACATATGCCGCCAGGCCGTTCTTGCTGGGGTATCGTCTCTCACCTGAGGAAATTGAAACTCCTGGAATACGGTTTCAAGATTCGTTGTATTTTGCTGAACAGATACGCGAACATATCGATTATCTCCATTTATCAATGGGTAGCTATCAGCGAAGCTCACTAAACGATACGCAGGATCAAGAGCCATTGCAAGCAAAATTCGCTAGGGTCACCAAAGGGCATATTCCTCTGATCGGAGTCGGTTCTGTTGAAAGTCTCGAGGACGCCGAGGCGGCGCTTGCAGGTGGCGCAGACTTAGTGGCTTTGGGGCGGGAATTGCTCCGCGAACCACAATGGGTGCAAAAAATTTCCGCCCATGATTTTGCCAGCATTAGGACAACGATTAGCACCTCCGATATGGCAGAGCTAAGTATCCCTCCTGTGATGCGTACTTATCTTCTGACAGCATTCCGGTCGGTAATGCATGTTGCAGATGACGAAATTCCGGCAACCAGAGGCGATATCAGCAGCGCAGACGAATCCCACGTGCAATACCGACATCAGATGGCACCGATGGAAGGATTTGAAAAAAAATTATGA
- a CDS encoding GH32 C-terminal domain-containing protein: MKRFMTSAMAGVAALCISAGFVGTATAQTATDFTERPSGSLMTASNNEISVPKQNGDHFITWNESPSDAKAFVYEADVVLRDEGSRSAALLFGVQNASDPGSGTWYAANFDKDAESNKSRVFRVSPEQALQEWVVPGGDWSALNFDGSVHLRLQVSENGKFNYAISNTGAELGNGYQVSGDLTANGSSWNGGTLGLLTWESGAVFSNVEYRALSGSGTHSPEGSNGTGLGDFTYSSGYWEYAENGIRGISNLEGTGLHDSFLYSDTDTFTDGVYSSTVTFNQPRGAATMVFRAAGGVTDSCSSGNCSYAANINYDSGKARLFKFENGNAIDLQTELDVERKPSYTIAVHTIGKHVVVYIDGVLAFNTADYLLRGVEHAADAGVGMTILGQNDAYLEGKIGLLTFNGDVSYSNLTYQAITEQNSPQLSGLGVAANGSGTAEAPTPFDDNQYVYIQYVSADTSNIDISAPVKNAATSVTVRNAGGEPVELTNLPLAVGKNVFTIETDNNGAKLVYRLMIHRYDPNVDYYDETYRSQYHYSVKEGWANDPNGMVYFNGEYHLFYQFYNDTVWGPMHWAHSVSTDLIHWEDQPITFYPDEYGAMFSGSAVVDAGNASGLCGDGYTQDCLVAIITTDGNGQRVMVASSKDGDTWTKHEGIVKDWSEDGLNSKDFRDPKVFRYQGTWFMVIAGGPLRIYSSTNLVDWQPETLYGDLHTECPDLFMLPFNDGDTTVYKWVLSRGGRTYKIGDFKQVEGKWAFVPDSQYADNDANGVMNLARDAYAAQTYYQGEFVESEANPEVIAIQWMNTWEDYCNKVAQALVNSGQHFNGSFDLQLKMGLTKDASGKYLLTSTPLDAYQELRMGVHAKSGQYRVVPGGANVMAGFTGNQYEMTVKLTPQAGATEAGVVVLMSDDFNNGTSITYNWSTKTLAVNRENAHAMYVSDNFQDYAQQVSVKPAEDGRVTLHIFVDRSSVEVFADDYTMAASVQVLPDESWQGLNIWAANGNVEADVNIYPLQGIWADNQLPEATVSSMAVTSQPTKTIYQNTDTEIDATGLEVTAELSNGTQRVLQASEYDFDFDFSSPGTRDVTVKLKADGSVTTAFQVTVEAVKPEPEPSDSPVKSIAITTLPTKRSYAQGMLALDTTGLAVTATLEDDSTRVLKASEYQIIGFSAATAGTKPLTISLLGSKKAITTRFSVVISNAVDGAPVSKTQLNTMITLAKKAKQAKFTAATWDPMNALLTAANGVKSNGLATQDAVDLAYCDLMDAYNALVIRL, encoded by the coding sequence ATCTGCGATGGCGGGTGTTGCGGCTTTATGCATTTCAGCCGGATTCGTGGGCACTGCAACGGCGCAGACGGCCACGGACTTTACTGAGCGACCGAGCGGCAGTTTAATGACCGCAAGCAACAACGAGATCTCCGTTCCTAAGCAGAACGGTGATCACTTCATAACATGGAATGAAAGTCCATCGGATGCCAAAGCTTTCGTCTACGAGGCTGATGTAGTACTTCGAGATGAAGGCAGTCGCAGTGCTGCACTGCTATTCGGCGTGCAGAATGCCAGTGACCCGGGGAGTGGCACATGGTATGCAGCGAATTTCGATAAGGACGCCGAATCCAACAAATCCCGTGTATTCCGAGTGTCTCCCGAACAGGCACTTCAGGAGTGGGTCGTGCCGGGCGGTGATTGGTCCGCTTTGAATTTCGATGGCTCCGTGCACCTTCGTCTGCAGGTCAGCGAAAACGGCAAGTTCAACTACGCCATTAGTAACACCGGAGCCGAATTGGGTAACGGATATCAGGTCTCGGGCGATCTTACTGCCAACGGCAGCTCTTGGAATGGCGGCACTCTGGGTCTGCTGACTTGGGAGTCGGGTGCCGTATTTAGCAATGTCGAATACCGTGCACTGTCTGGCTCCGGTACGCATTCGCCAGAAGGCTCCAACGGCACCGGACTCGGTGATTTCACTTACAGTAGCGGATATTGGGAATACGCGGAAAACGGTATTCGGGGCATCTCCAATCTCGAAGGCACTGGTCTGCATGATTCCTTCCTGTATTCGGATACGGACACCTTCACCGATGGTGTGTACAGCTCGACCGTGACTTTCAACCAACCTCGCGGTGCGGCAACGATGGTGTTTCGTGCAGCTGGGGGAGTGACTGACTCCTGTTCGAGCGGGAATTGTTCCTACGCCGCCAATATCAATTACGACAGCGGTAAGGCTCGCTTGTTCAAATTCGAGAACGGCAACGCCATTGATTTGCAAACCGAACTGGATGTTGAAAGAAAGCCCAGCTACACCATCGCTGTGCATACCATCGGCAAACACGTCGTGGTGTACATCGATGGAGTGTTGGCCTTCAATACGGCCGACTATCTGCTTCGCGGTGTGGAACATGCGGCGGATGCCGGTGTGGGGATGACTATTCTCGGTCAGAATGACGCGTATTTGGAAGGCAAGATAGGACTGCTGACCTTCAACGGTGATGTCAGCTACTCCAACTTGACGTATCAAGCTATTACCGAGCAAAATTCACCGCAGTTGAGCGGGCTGGGTGTCGCTGCGAATGGTTCTGGCACTGCCGAAGCGCCCACTCCTTTTGACGACAACCAGTACGTCTACATTCAATATGTCAGTGCCGACACGAGCAATATCGATATATCTGCTCCGGTGAAGAATGCCGCTACCTCGGTGACGGTCAGAAATGCGGGCGGAGAGCCGGTCGAGCTCACGAATCTTCCTCTTGCCGTTGGCAAGAACGTTTTCACCATCGAAACAGACAATAACGGTGCCAAACTCGTGTATCGCCTGATGATTCACAGGTATGACCCGAACGTCGACTACTACGATGAGACCTACCGCAGCCAATACCATTACTCCGTCAAGGAGGGCTGGGCGAACGACCCCAACGGTATGGTCTACTTCAACGGCGAGTACCACCTCTTCTACCAGTTCTATAACGACACGGTCTGGGGCCCGATGCACTGGGCGCACTCGGTGAGCACCGACCTGATTCATTGGGAGGACCAGCCCATCACCTTCTATCCTGATGAGTACGGGGCGATGTTTTCCGGTAGTGCCGTCGTGGATGCAGGCAATGCTTCCGGACTGTGCGGCGATGGCTATACACAAGACTGTCTGGTGGCCATCATCACCACGGATGGCAACGGGCAGCGCGTCATGGTGGCGTCCAGCAAAGATGGCGATACATGGACCAAGCACGAGGGCATCGTCAAGGATTGGTCCGAGGACGGCCTGAACAGCAAGGATTTCCGTGATCCCAAGGTCTTCCGTTATCAGGGCACCTGGTTCATGGTGATTGCCGGCGGGCCACTGCGTATCTATTCATCAACAAATCTTGTCGATTGGCAGCCCGAGACGCTGTACGGCGATTTGCATACCGAATGCCCTGATTTGTTCATGCTGCCCTTCAACGATGGTGATACCACGGTGTACAAGTGGGTGCTCAGTCGTGGTGGGCGTACCTACAAAATCGGTGATTTCAAGCAGGTCGAAGGCAAGTGGGCATTTGTTCCAGACTCGCAATATGCCGACAACGATGCCAACGGGGTGATGAATCTTGCCCGCGACGCCTATGCGGCACAGACCTATTACCAAGGTGAATTCGTCGAAAGCGAAGCCAATCCAGAGGTCATCGCCATCCAATGGATGAACACTTGGGAGGACTACTGCAATAAGGTAGCGCAGGCTTTGGTGAACTCAGGCCAGCACTTCAACGGCAGTTTTGATCTACAACTCAAGATGGGTTTGACTAAGGATGCAAGCGGCAAGTATCTGCTCACCAGCACGCCGCTTGACGCTTATCAGGAGCTCCGCATGGGAGTTCATGCCAAATCAGGCCAATACAGGGTTGTTCCTGGCGGAGCGAACGTCATGGCAGGATTCACGGGCAATCAGTACGAAATGACTGTGAAACTCACCCCACAAGCAGGAGCCACCGAGGCGGGTGTCGTCGTATTGATGAGTGACGACTTCAACAACGGCACCTCGATTACCTACAACTGGTCAACGAAAACGCTTGCGGTAAATCGTGAGAATGCGCATGCCATGTACGTTTCGGACAATTTCCAGGATTATGCGCAGCAAGTATCCGTGAAGCCTGCGGAGGATGGAAGAGTTACTCTGCATATCTTCGTGGACCGTTCATCAGTCGAGGTTTTTGCTGATGATTACACGATGGCTGCTTCCGTCCAGGTATTGCCGGACGAGTCATGGCAAGGTCTGAACATCTGGGCGGCAAACGGGAACGTAGAGGCAGATGTGAACATCTACCCCCTGCAAGGTATCTGGGCGGACAATCAGCTCCCCGAGGCTACGGTGTCTTCCATGGCGGTCACTTCGCAGCCGACAAAAACCATCTACCAGAACACCGATACCGAGATTGATGCAACAGGTCTTGAAGTCACGGCGGAATTGTCGAACGGGACCCAGCGCGTATTGCAAGCTTCGGAGTATGATTTCGACTTCGATTTCAGCTCGCCTGGAACGAGGGATGTGACCGTGAAATTGAAAGCGGACGGAAGTGTCACCACGGCATTTCAAGTTACCGTCGAAGCAGTCAAACCTGAACCTGAGCCAAGTGATTCGCCGGTGAAGTCCATCGCAATAACCACGCTGCCAACGAAACGTAGTTATGCGCAGGGAATGCTTGCTCTCGACACGACGGGTCTGGCAGTAACCGCGACTTTGGAGGATGACAGCACTCGTGTGCTGAAAGCCTCGGAGTATCAGATTATCGGTTTCAGCGCTGCCACTGCTGGTACAAAGCCTTTGACGATATCGCTTCTTGGATCGAAGAAGGCTATTACCACTCGTTTCAGTGTGGTGATTAGCAATGCAGTGGATGGTGCACCAGTGAGCAAAACGCAGCTGAATACCATGATTACTTTGGCGAAAAAAGCCAAACAGGCAAAGTTCACTGCAGCTACATGGGATCCGATGAATGCCTTGCTCACGGCTGCGAACGGTGTTAAATCGAACGGTCTAGCAACACAAGATGCGGTTGATCTGGCTTACTGCGATCTGATGGATGCCTACAACGCTCTGGTAATTCGTTTGTAG
- a CDS encoding ABC transporter substrate-binding protein, translating to MLKVRLEYVHPWTNHAGMYLARAAGLYQEVGIDPEFASGDFFRGDPAYLLARGECDIALLRLNQLLFHQHDEASLISVAVMNQCQIGGIITNTSTGITRFKDLEGKRVCIPMGVKRLYTELEQAVSKDGGDFSKVITTDPGEWEPDIRSVERGKCDAFINVAWWEPFQGSQPFEQVVTLPFDSIDVAPHHSYYLCVRREFLDRNPQVVQNFVTATERGYRMVREDEQAAVNALQPALCHIDPEVLTVSLRSVLPSWFDSTGRWGTANLSMVRSYTTWMNQHGHLSVPLEQALQSIDNGCITNALLPQSNEPLPSAVSLPEVA from the coding sequence ATGTTGAAAGTCAGACTCGAATATGTTCATCCCTGGACTAATCACGCCGGAATGTATCTTGCTCGAGCAGCAGGGCTATATCAAGAAGTTGGCATTGATCCCGAGTTCGCTAGCGGAGACTTCTTCCGCGGAGATCCTGCTTACCTGTTGGCACGCGGCGAATGCGACATTGCTTTGCTAAGACTGAATCAACTCCTGTTTCATCAACACGATGAAGCCTCGTTGATTTCCGTAGCAGTGATGAATCAATGCCAGATTGGCGGCATCATCACCAACACATCGACAGGAATTACACGCTTCAAAGATCTCGAAGGTAAACGAGTATGTATTCCGATGGGAGTTAAGCGTCTCTACACTGAACTGGAACAAGCGGTGAGCAAGGACGGCGGGGACTTCTCCAAAGTCATCACCACAGACCCAGGTGAATGGGAGCCAGATATACGTTCAGTCGAACGAGGTAAATGTGACGCATTCATCAATGTGGCTTGGTGGGAACCATTCCAAGGATCGCAACCTTTCGAACAGGTGGTGACATTACCTTTTGACTCGATTGACGTTGCCCCGCACCACTCTTACTATCTGTGCGTCAGACGCGAATTCCTTGACCGCAACCCACAAGTGGTGCAAAACTTTGTCACTGCCACCGAACGCGGTTATCGCATGGTTCGGGAAGATGAACAGGCCGCAGTAAATGCGCTACAACCAGCACTATGCCACATTGACCCCGAAGTGCTCACGGTATCGTTGCGCTCAGTACTGCCCTCATGGTTTGACTCAACCGGTCGTTGGGGCACTGCCAATCTCTCCATGGTGCGCTCATATACCACTTGGATGAATCAACACGGACATCTCAGTGTGCCATTAGAACAAGCTCTGCAATCCATCGACAACGGTTGCATCACGAATGCGCTACTTCCTCAAAGCAATGAGCCTCTGCCCTCAGCCGTATCACTACCAGAAGTTGCTTAG
- a CDS encoding GNAT family N-acetyltransferase, with amino-acid sequence MTHQYPMLTAYNSAFKESLEHFQLADLSFTGSPAHAIHVSLSAKGYHPILLVTSDREIPTFLVLDYGDDKYRYTDRSDSLLIRSFSTDDRFHRRGFALQAMTLLPDYVRGNFSDIHELVLGVNERNKPAQQLYERSGFTKISRTYQGAKGKQFIYRKTV; translated from the coding sequence ATGACACATCAATACCCTATGTTGACTGCATATAACTCAGCATTCAAGGAGTCATTGGAGCATTTTCAATTAGCTGATCTGAGCTTTACTGGTTCTCCCGCACACGCTATCCATGTGTCGCTATCTGCCAAGGGGTATCACCCGATTCTTCTGGTGACATCAGATCGGGAAATTCCCACGTTTTTGGTATTGGATTATGGCGATGACAAATATCGGTACACAGATCGCTCCGACAGTTTACTCATCAGAAGCTTTTCAACCGATGATCGTTTTCACCGCAGAGGGTTCGCACTTCAAGCCATGACGTTGCTGCCAGACTATGTTCGTGGCAATTTTAGCGATATTCACGAACTAGTGCTTGGCGTCAATGAACGCAATAAGCCCGCTCAGCAACTTTATGAGCGCAGCGGCTTTACCAAAATCTCTAGAACATATCAGGGCGCAAAAGGTAAACAATTTATCTACCGTAAAACAGTATGA
- a CDS encoding winged helix-turn-helix transcriptional regulator, whose protein sequence is MAKEYRLGIEATLEAIGGKWKPLILCHLGNGPQRPGELSRKICGITQKMLTQQLRELERDGIVQRTVYAEVPPRVEYSITPTGKSLREVLLTMSEWGESQIQARQSRGEDVALLNNDHRGYLQY, encoded by the coding sequence ATGGCAAAAGAATATCGTTTGGGGATCGAGGCAACGCTTGAAGCTATCGGCGGAAAATGGAAACCTCTTATTCTGTGTCACCTTGGCAATGGACCACAACGTCCTGGTGAACTATCTCGCAAAATTTGCGGCATTACCCAGAAGATGTTAACTCAGCAACTTCGTGAGCTTGAAAGAGATGGCATCGTGCAGCGAACTGTATATGCGGAGGTACCGCCACGGGTGGAATACTCCATCACTCCAACAGGGAAAAGTCTGCGCGAAGTTCTGTTAACGATGTCTGAATGGGGCGAATCACAGATACAAGCACGGCAATCTCGAGGGGAAGATGTCGCTCTTCTCAATAACGATCACCGTGGATATCTTCAGTACTGA
- a CDS encoding HdeD family acid-resistance protein: MTRKINWDYFFVGILFIITALISFSNPASNLVAIVYVFAILAILKGISELVFRRKLDDFTGAKNIYILVLGIVDILLGIFLLFNANVGVIALPYLFAIWFILDSLFELAVSSVYKVKATSYYRFDVFMNILGVILGIVLLFNPVSSAITLAFLVGTYFLFSGTSYLAAAF; the protein is encoded by the coding sequence ATGACAAGAAAAATTAATTGGGATTATTTCTTTGTAGGGATACTCTTCATCATTACCGCGCTGATTTCATTCAGCAATCCAGCCAGCAATTTGGTAGCCATTGTTTATGTTTTTGCTATTTTGGCGATTCTCAAAGGTATATCGGAATTGGTTTTCAGAAGAAAGCTTGATGACTTCACCGGTGCGAAAAATATCTATATCCTGGTACTCGGCATTGTAGATATTCTGCTCGGCATATTTCTACTATTCAACGCTAACGTAGGGGTTATTGCGCTCCCCTATCTCTTTGCTATCTGGTTCATTCTAGATTCTCTGTTTGAGCTGGCCGTTTCGAGCGTTTACAAAGTTAAAGCCACGAGTTATTACCGCTTCGATGTCTTCATGAATATTTTAGGTGTGATTCTAGGTATCGTTCTGCTATTTAATCCTGTTTCTTCAGCGATTACCTTGGCCTTCCTTGTTGGGACATACTTCCTGTTTTCTGGTACCTCATATCTCGCTGCAGCCTTCTAG
- a CDS encoding signal peptidase I, with amino-acid sequence MGDGIKAVMTDVVDTGMGTMPKARNNPVVRIYLRLRSMLLTVMACIGVISIVLFIGAAAFGLRPMVVISGSMEPEITVGSLILSIETPATSLKLGDVITVSRSGSQRLVTHRIIEAGDCAGERCSFILKGDANIARDPHQVLIESAPRMWIALSGIGYAIVWMRTLPGLITLAVVIVALIMLLIIVPKDTKKPINS; translated from the coding sequence ATGGGTGACGGGATTAAAGCAGTAATGACGGATGTCGTCGATACTGGGATGGGTACCATGCCGAAGGCACGCAACAATCCTGTTGTGCGCATCTATCTCCGCTTGAGATCAATGCTACTCACCGTTATGGCGTGCATTGGTGTGATATCAATAGTGTTGTTTATAGGAGCGGCGGCGTTTGGATTGCGGCCTATGGTGGTGATTTCCGGTTCAATGGAACCGGAAATCACTGTGGGGTCGTTGATTCTCTCTATCGAAACACCGGCTACATCTCTTAAACTGGGAGATGTTATTACTGTCAGTCGCAGTGGAAGCCAGCGTTTAGTGACTCATAGAATTATCGAAGCAGGCGACTGCGCAGGGGAGCGGTGCTCTTTCATATTGAAGGGTGACGCCAATATTGCACGCGACCCTCATCAAGTGCTTATTGAGTCAGCTCCTCGTATGTGGATAGCGCTTTCTGGTATTGGATACGCCATTGTCTGGATGCGTACTTTGCCTGGGTTGATTACCTTAGCCGTGGTGATTGTGGCACTGATAATGTTGCTAATTATTGTGCCAAAAGATACCAAAAAACCAATAAATAGCTAA
- a CDS encoding DUF4190 domain-containing protein, with product MTDNFGNPQDNAPQQPTSDSYRQSSYTPGSPAQNPENPEPSPYAPQQQYGQSAPSTQPYYSQGGEQYQQQSSQTANDPRYANQNPYAPKPQQPYVQQSYSQQVFPQQPYYVPNQAYGVSQNAPWNVMAIVGFALCFVFAPAGLVISIIALVQIHKSRERGNGFAIAGTVVGGIFTIIIAIFVGLLIWGIGLAASSDYDYYSDPSCSSSSGYGCYSDESDTIDSALRTYIESPNSQLK from the coding sequence ATGACCGATAATTTTGGCAATCCACAAGATAATGCGCCGCAGCAGCCGACGTCTGACTCGTACAGACAGAGTTCCTATACTCCAGGCTCACCGGCTCAGAATCCAGAAAACCCTGAACCATCACCGTATGCCCCTCAGCAACAATATGGACAGTCTGCACCGTCGACGCAGCCCTATTACAGTCAGGGCGGAGAGCAGTACCAGCAGCAATCTTCTCAAACTGCAAATGATCCCCGATACGCGAACCAGAATCCGTATGCGCCTAAGCCACAGCAGCCTTATGTGCAGCAATCGTACAGTCAACAAGTCTTTCCGCAGCAACCATACTATGTGCCTAATCAGGCTTATGGGGTGTCACAAAATGCACCTTGGAATGTCATGGCGATCGTTGGTTTCGCTCTCTGCTTTGTTTTTGCACCTGCCGGATTAGTGATTTCCATTATTGCCTTAGTACAGATACATAAATCCCGCGAACGAGGCAATGGTTTTGCTATTGCCGGAACAGTCGTTGGAGGCATCTTCACAATCATTATTGCGATATTTGTGGGATTGCTTATTTGGGGCATAGGTTTGGCAGCATCTTCAGATTATGACTACTACAGTGATCCTTCGTGCAGCAGCTCAAGTGGTTACGGGTGCTACAGCGACGAATCTGACACCATAGATAGTGCGCTGCGCACATATATCGAATCGCCGAATTCGCAGCTTAAGTAA